From the Phorcysia thermohydrogeniphila genome, the window TCCCCTACGACTATGAAATCATCTTCGTTAACGATGGTAGCAGGGACAGAACGGGTGAAGTACTTGAGGAAATTGCAAAGAAAGACAGAAAAGTTAAGGTCATAGAGTTTGCCAGAAACTACGGACAGACCTCTGCAATGATGGCCGGTATGGACATAGCCTCAGGCGACGTCATTATAACGATGGATGGAGACCTCCAGAACGACCCTAAGGATATACCGAGGCTTCTTGAAAAGATAAAGGAGGGATACGACGTAGTTAGTGGCTGGAGGAAAAACAGGAAGGATGCGGCCATATCGCGGAAACTGCCGTCAAAAATAGCCAACTGGCTCATAGGAAAGATTACCGGCGTTAGAATCCACGACTACGGTTGTACACTCAAGGCTTACAGAAGCGACGTTATAAAGAGGGTAAGGCTTTACGGAGAGCTCCACCGCTTTATCCCAGCCCTTGCCTCAACGGTTACCTGCGTGGATAAAATCATAGAGATTCCAGTAAACCACCGTCCAAGAAGGTTTGGAAAGTCAAAGTACGGCATTTCAAGGACCTTTAAGGTTCTTTCAGACCTATTTTTTATCTGGTTCTTAAAGAAATTTATGCAGAAACCCATACACTTCTTTGGAATTCTCGGTCTAATCCTCTTCACGGTCGGTTTTATACCCTTCATCTACCTGATTGGACTAAAACTTACAGGACACTCCATAGGCGGTAGGCCTCTGCTTACCATTTCTGTTCTCTTTATACTCTCCGGCCTTCAGATGTTCACAACAGGAATAATCAGCGAGATACTCATGAGAATCTACTACGAATCTCAGGATAAAACTCCCTACGTTATAAGGAGAGTAATAAACGTTGAGGATTAAACATTTTATTCCCGTTGCAGTTGCAGTTATTTTTCTCTACTTCCTCTTTAAGTACGGCGTATTCTGGAAGCTGAAGGAGATATTCTCCGCTCTGCGTCCTGAGTACCTCATCCTCTCCCTTCTCTTTTACACCTCCACCTACATATTTAGAGCTCTAAGGTTTTCGGTTATGTTTCCAAGTATCCCAGTGTCAGAACTTTCAGCCGTTATGGGAGTTCACACCTTCTTTAACAATCTCCTCCCCTTTCGCTCTGGAGAGGCATCATTTCCCATAATCCTAAAAAAACTTTTTGGAGTTGACGCCGCAATATCATCAGTTGCTTTACTGCTTGTAAGGGTTCTTGACGTCCTATCACTATCACTCCTCTTCTCCATCTCAGCCTTTGTCGTTGCAACGCAAAAAACAGAGCTCCTCTGGATTCCCCTTTTAATCTCAGTAGCACTTTTAGGAGCTCTCTTTGTAGGAGCTAAACTGCTTAAAAAGCTAAAGGACAAGTTTTCCGTAGTAGGAATGGTTTTTTCCTTCCTTCAAGGTTTTGTTTCTCCCTCTAACCTCTTGCGTCTTTCTGCTTTTTCCCTTCTTACGTGGCTTTTCAAGTTTATCTCCTTCTTCTTCATACTGAAAGCTGGAGGAGTGGAGCTCTCTTTCTTCCAGACCACTTTTGCATCAACTTTCGGGGAACTCACCAGCATCCTACCAGTTCACAGCATAGGGGGCTTTGGAACTTATGAAGCAGGCCTTACCGGAGGTTTTGCTTTACTTGGAATTAAAACAGACCGCGCCTTAACGGTAGCCTTTTACTTCCATTTACTTTTACTTCTTATGTCCGCCGTATTGGCGGCCTTAGGGTGGAGCTTTTTAAGCTTTAGGCTAAAGAAAAGACAGGGAGCTTAGAATTTCCTCTACGCAAGCTTCCGGAGAATTTACGTCGGTTTTTACCCGCAGCTTTGCCCTCTCGTAAAAAGGACGCCTTTTCTCAAAAAGCTCCCTTACCCTCTCCTTCCCCAGCAAAACAAGAGGCCTGTTTTTGTCCTCTGAAATTCTCTGCCAGAGTACTTCAAAGTCCGCCTCAAGGTAAACGGTAAAAGCCTTTTGGTTCAAGAGCTCCATATTGTTAAAGTAAGTAGGAAGTCCTCCGCCTGTTGAAATTACTGACTGCTGGGGAAGCGACAGGAGCTCCTCAATTAAAAGTCTTTCTAACTCTCTAAAATACTCCTCTCCCTTTTTCTTAAATATTTCAGGAATGCTCATTCCTGTCCTTTTCTCTATCTCTGCATCGGTATCAATCAGAGGAACGCGCAAATGCTCAGAAAGAAGCTTTCCTACAGTTGATTTTCCGCTACCCATAAAGCCTACAAGGGCAATCTTCACAACTACCTCACTGGAAGGGCAAAGAACGGCTTATAGCCCGATTTTGGTAGGGATTTTTTCTTATCGTCTTCAGTGCCAAGCTGTCCATCAAGACCGGGACTCACGACAGCGTCCTCTATCAGCCACACGTTCTTGCCCAAACAGTCAGTAACGGGGAGCTCCCTCCTGTCTACCTCCTCATCAAGAACTTTTTCCTTCATGGCCCAGTTTAAGGCCTCTAAAAGCTTTATATCCGTAAACCTTAGGAGATTAACAGGGAGAAAGAGGTAAAGGAGTGACAGGACAAGCAGAAGGATTACCAGTATTCTCGCCTTCAGCGGTATTGCTTCCTGATAATCGTAGGGCTCTATTTCTATAGCTCCCTCTTCCATCAGCTTCAGGAAATCAGCTATGGAGATTCCCAACCTGTGAAGGTCTACTTTCATCACCGGCTTTTTAGCCGTCCAGTAACTTACAAGAGCCGGCGGGAACTTAGAAGCGTCCATAAACTTTATGATGAAGCTCTCCGGAAGCTTCTTTATAGACTTGAGGTGAGGGTCTCCCACTATCCCTAACAACTCCTCTTCAGAGAGAGTACCACCATAATCCTCTGAGCAGTCATCCGCCTCGTAGAGCTCAAATACAGGACGGGTTCCGGAAAGAACCCACCTCTCAACAAACCTCTTTACAGCGAAATCGGGAGGGAGTTCCTCAAGAGCTCTCACGTGAACCACAGAACCATCGTAACACAAAGTTAGCTCATCAACACCGTAGGGAAGCGTAACGGTTATCCTACCTGTGGTTCCCTTCTCTTTCAGAACGTCCAAAAGCATTGAAAAATCTTGAGGCTCCGATAGCTTCCCCTTTAGATACTGCATACTGTCCTACCCAGAATGTAATTTGCTACTAAAACAAGAACAAAGACAGCCACAAAGAAGGTTAAACTTCCGTTTATGTAGCTGGTAATTCCCGGAATTCTCAAAAGTTGAGGCTCATAAGAGCCTAAGCGAACAGGGAGAAACTGAATAATCAGGGCTCCGAGAGCTGCTCCCAAGAGCGCAATAAACAGCTCCTTTAGCGGGAAGTAGAAACCGTAGGAAGGAACTGGAACGTGAATCACAAGCGGTACCGCCTTCATAAAGAAGAATTCATCCTTTTCAAGTTCATTCTTTAGCTCGGCCGCCTTATTAACTTCCAAGAGAGCGGAGTAGGCTAAGTAGAGGTTATACTTTGTAAACGGAGAAGGGTCCAACCTTAGGGAAGCAGAGAAGTAATTCTCTGCGAGTTTATACTTGCCTTTCATAAAGTAGTAGTAACCAAGGTTATTGAGAATAACAGCTTTAAGCTTTGAATCGGAAACGGTATCTTTCAGTTTTTTTAAAGTATCCGCAGCTTTAAAGTCACCAACAGCTAAAAGGTTGCTCGCTTTTTCCACCTTCTTCGCTAACTCTCCTTCAAGGGCAAGATCTATAAGGTACTCCGGTACGTAGCCGTCCCTTTCTACTTTAAGACTATAGAGAGTTTTAGGACTCTTAAGGTAAGAAATGGCGTTCTTTTCAAAGGCGTGATAGAGGAAGATAAAAAGGATGCATAAAAAAGTAGCAACTGCCGTCTTTTTCTTCTCTACCCTGAAATTAAGCAGAACCGCTACAGAGGCAGAGAAAAGGAAAAGAGAAACGCCACCAACAAAGAGAGAGACAACTGGAACAACGAGTGAGGTAAAGGTCAGGAGTAACTTCTTCCTCCCAGAACCTTCAACCTGCTGAAAGTAGAAGAGAAACGTATAAAAAACAACAAGGAAAAGCACTGCGTAAATAGCCCTTGAAAGCTGACTAAAGTAGTAGAGCCCCTCCTTGATCCTTGAAAGACTCGTAGGAGGAACCTTTTCTACTTCCCTGCCAAGAAGGTAGTTAAGCTCTGGAACGTAATTAACCGGAAGGTGTTCTTTGGCGTCTAATATCTTCTTTACATCTTTCTCAATAACAGCGGTGTTCTTCTTTGCCCGAATATCGGACTCAAGCTTAAGGAGCAGAGAGTTTAAAGGCTCTCCCTTCGCCGTAACGCTAAAGAGAACGAAGAAGAGTACTAATAAAACCTTCCCTATCCTCATAGTAGTCAATCCCTTCTATTTTCCAAGTCTTGTATCCTAACACCCGCTTCCCGAGCTTGAGGGCGTGAGCTATTTCACTCAAAGTTCCGTAGTTCCCACCCAAGGCAACAACAACCTCAGAAGATGAGACAACTAAAACGTTTCTTGCCTGTCCCATCCCCGTCGGGATTTCTATGTCTATGTAGGGATTGGCCACTGAGCTATACTCCGGTAAGATTCCAACCGTTATTCCACCGGCTTCTTTAGCTCCTTTTGCCGCTCCCTCCATTACGCCGTAAAGTCCCCCACAGACCAGAACGTACCCCTTTTCTGCAATAATCCTTCCAACCTCAACGGCTGTCTGGTAAAGCTCACTGCTACTTAAAACATTTCCGTCCCCTATGACGGAAACCGTCTCCACCGTTAGCCCCTTGTCTTCAGGTATTCCGTCAGGGGTTCTTTTACCTCAACAAGTCCCAGCTCCGTTATTTCCATAAGGTGGATTTTCGTATCGTGTCCGCACATACGGCACCCGTCAATCCTGAAAAGCCGCAGGATATCCCCTAAGTCCTTCTTAAAGGCCTTTGCCCTTGAAGGAGAAAGGAGAACCTCCTTTGAGAGGACTATAGTGCAGTCTACAATGTGACCAACGGCGTAGCCACCGGCAGCTTCAGCAGATAGCTCATCGTGTCCACTCCTCTTCTGGGAGACAAAGATTGCCGTTTGATACCACTTCTTCATGAAGTTGAAGAAGGCCCTTACGATTGAGCGGGCAAGCATCTCTTTCGCTTCGTAGAGTCCCGTTATAGAGTCTATGATTGTCCTGTGGCACTTGTAGGTCCTGTAGACGTAGGCAAGGGTGTCAAGCATTGTGGGTATGTCGTCCCTTAGCCTTGCGTTGCTTGCAGCGTCTATGAGGATGATGTTGTCCTCAATCTCCTCAAAGTTAACTCCCATTGCTGTAGCTCTCTCCTTTAAACCGGCAGCAACAAAAGAGGCAGGGCTTTCAACAGTTACAAAGCAGACCTTTTGCCCCATTGACGCCTGCTTTATCGTAAACTGCTCGGCTATGAGGCTCTTTCCGGTATCAGGCATTCCGGTAAGGTTTACAACGGCATATTCAGGAATTCCCCCAAGAGGTTTCCTGACAGGTTTTCCATCCTCCCACTCAACCTTAAAGAAGAGCTCGTCAAGCCCCTTAACGCCGGTAGGAACTCCCCGGAGCTCCGGAGCTCTCTTTATGGCCTCTCCAAGTACGTAAATGTAATCTTTCATTACCTGAGGCTGTCTATCCTGAAACTGATAGTCAGACATACTTTCCTCCACAAATCGGCTCAAAAAACCATATTAACAAAATCACTCACCCCTAACAAGAGAAACGCCCCAAGAAAGGAGTTCCTCTGTCCTTTCTCTTTCTGGAGTCTCGGCGTAGACTCTAAATACTGGCTCTGTTCCAGAAGGCCTAAAGAGAATCCAAGAGTCGTCCTCAAAGATTATTTTCAGGCCGTCTATTGTGAGAACCCTGTCAACTTTAAGGCCCTTCCACTTTTCCGGCGGATTTTCCTTTAGAGTTTCAAGCGTCTTCCTCTCCTTCTCTGTAACCGGTAAGTCCATCCTCTTATAGTAAGCCGTTCCAAACTCCTTAAAGAGCTCCTCAACCATCTGGGAAACGGTCTTTCCTTCCGCAAGCATCTTTTCAACTACTAAAAGACCCATTAAGAGTCCATCCCTTTCGGGGAGGTAGTCCATTATGGCGTATCCACCACTTTCCTCACCACCAAAGAGAACTTTCTCCTTTAGTGCAACCTCTGAAATG encodes:
- a CDS encoding KaiC domain-containing protein; the encoded protein is MSDYQFQDRQPQVMKDYIYVLGEAIKRAPELRGVPTGVKGLDELFFKVEWEDGKPVRKPLGGIPEYAVVNLTGMPDTGKSLIAEQFTIKQASMGQKVCFVTVESPASFVAAGLKERATAMGVNFEEIEDNIILIDAASNARLRDDIPTMLDTLAYVYRTYKCHRTIIDSITGLYEAKEMLARSIVRAFFNFMKKWYQTAIFVSQKRSGHDELSAEAAGGYAVGHIVDCTIVLSKEVLLSPSRAKAFKKDLGDILRLFRIDGCRMCGHDTKIHLMEITELGLVEVKEPLTEYLKTRG
- a CDS encoding glycosyltransferase family 2 protein — encoded protein: METVKKLSVVIPVYNEEENVPLLYKELKEVLEELPYDYEIIFVNDGSRDRTGEVLEEIAKKDRKVKVIEFARNYGQTSAMMAGMDIASGDVIITMDGDLQNDPKDIPRLLEKIKEGYDVVSGWRKNRKDAAISRKLPSKIANWLIGKITGVRIHDYGCTLKAYRSDVIKRVRLYGELHRFIPALASTVTCVDKIIEIPVNHRPRRFGKSKYGISRTFKVLSDLFFIWFLKKFMQKPIHFFGILGLILFTVGFIPFIYLIGLKLTGHSIGGRPLLTISVLFILSGLQMFTTGIISEILMRIYYESQDKTPYVIRRVINVED
- a CDS encoding shikimate kinase — translated: MKIALVGFMGSGKSTVGKLLSEHLRVPLIDTDAEIEKRTGMSIPEIFKKKGEEYFRELERLLIEELLSLPQQSVISTGGGLPTYFNNMELLNQKAFTVYLEADFEVLWQRISEDKNRPLVLLGKERVRELFEKRRPFYERAKLRVKTDVNSPEACVEEILSSLSFL
- a CDS encoding tetratricopeptide repeat protein, giving the protein MRIGKVLLVLFFVLFSVTAKGEPLNSLLLKLESDIRAKKNTAVIEKDVKKILDAKEHLPVNYVPELNYLLGREVEKVPPTSLSRIKEGLYYFSQLSRAIYAVLFLVVFYTFLFYFQQVEGSGRKKLLLTFTSLVVPVVSLFVGGVSLFLFSASVAVLLNFRVEKKKTAVATFLCILFIFLYHAFEKNAISYLKSPKTLYSLKVERDGYVPEYLIDLALEGELAKKVEKASNLLAVGDFKAADTLKKLKDTVSDSKLKAVILNNLGYYYFMKGKYKLAENYFSASLRLDPSPFTKYNLYLAYSALLEVNKAAELKNELEKDEFFFMKAVPLVIHVPVPSYGFYFPLKELFIALLGAALGALIIQFLPVRLGSYEPQLLRIPGITSYINGSLTFFVAVFVLVLVANYILGRTVCSI
- a CDS encoding TIGR00725 family protein, coding for METVSVIGDGNVLSSSELYQTAVEVGRIIAEKGYVLVCGGLYGVMEGAAKGAKEAGGITVGILPEYSSVANPYIDIEIPTGMGQARNVLVVSSSEVVVALGGNYGTLSEIAHALKLGKRVLGYKTWKIEGIDYYEDREGFISTLLRSL
- a CDS encoding lysylphosphatidylglycerol synthase transmembrane domain-containing protein, giving the protein MRIKHFIPVAVAVIFLYFLFKYGVFWKLKEIFSALRPEYLILSLLFYTSTYIFRALRFSVMFPSIPVSELSAVMGVHTFFNNLLPFRSGEASFPIILKKLFGVDAAISSVALLLVRVLDVLSLSLLFSISAFVVATQKTELLWIPLLISVALLGALFVGAKLLKKLKDKFSVVGMVFSFLQGFVSPSNLLRLSAFSLLTWLFKFISFFFILKAGGVELSFFQTTFASTFGELTSILPVHSIGGFGTYEAGLTGGFALLGIKTDRALTVAFYFHLLLLLMSAVLAALGWSFLSFRLKKRQGA